The following proteins are encoded in a genomic region of Ooceraea biroi isolate clonal line C1 chromosome 14, Obir_v5.4, whole genome shotgun sequence:
- the LOC113563419 gene encoding uncharacterized protein LOC113563419 yields the protein MAVHQALKYDDFQQRLAFCNWIRQQPPDFHLKILFSDECTFKSDGSTNTWNCRYWSQVNPHWLREIDHQHVWKVNVWCGIIGSQIVGPIFFEENLNADRYSALIETDLPILLENLPLQLRLDMWFQQDGCPSHTSRVVRTILNAMFPNKWIGKYGPSIIHPITGPHRFRLLFLGKDKRFGVP from the coding sequence ATGGCTGTTCACCAAGCGTTGAAGTATGATGATTTTCAACAGAGActtgcattttgcaattggaTAAGACAGCAACCACCTGATTTTCaccttaaaattttattttctgacgaATGTACATTTAAAAGTGACGGATCTACCAATACTTGGAACTGTCGTTATTGGTCACAAGTTAATCCTCACTGGTTGAGAGAAATAGATCATCAACATGTGTGGAAAGTTAATGTTTGGTGTGGCATTATTGGAAGTCAGATCGTAGGTCCtattttctttgaagaaaatcTAAACGCTGATAGATATTCAGCTTTGATAGAGACAGATCTTCCTATCTTACTAGAAAATCTTCCTCTGCAATTGCGCTTGGACATGTGGTTTCAACAAGATGGATGCCCGTCGCATACATCGAGAGTTGTTCGTACAATACTAAACGCTATGTTTCCCAACAAATGGATAGGCAAATATGGTCCATCAATTATCCACCCGATCACCGGACCTCACcgttttcgattattatttttggggAAGGATAAAAGATTTGGTGTACCATGA